A single region of the Gemmata palustris genome encodes:
- the fliK gene encoding flagellar hook-length control protein FliK, translated as MQINATEIVLPPPPPAQAASAANLRILAGSLTAVPLGSLLQATVTQVNPRDAVLNVNGQSLTVSPSVGLQAGSVLFVRVPKAGNGTLEIAAAPTREPKPLAPLNIPTGSTQLKVVDVTAALPDGRVLVQIEGQEQTATTRDPLVPGRFVLEVSTTTKGIVLKAPAETPALPTEIATAIIRATPAPDLASNLKPLQAELKTLIESQPQSGKGEPAAVVPARVREAAIAVSDTIKTIVPSSPRVLNATELQSLVENGGIQFEAKLARLVAPDPASSDPAGAASAAKHSALKNEQSPTKDPAPANGPAPKPDVAHELKADLKGDLLRLLQTARELGVASQIPAAKATLDGIESQQATQTLAQATGTPYVLQVPFPDRDQWRTLHLSVEPEEQPDRGNDPERPGRFRMLMHVPLSELGETWIDAGLAGDSFRAAIFIDRAAVRERVSAALPELHSELRTEGFGEVFLDVRSTADLPARTRQQSSAMTAGRPAAFASLLDVKV; from the coding sequence ATGCAGATCAACGCGACCGAGATCGTGCTCCCCCCTCCACCACCGGCGCAAGCGGCGTCCGCTGCGAATCTGCGCATTTTGGCCGGGAGTCTTACGGCGGTCCCGCTCGGCTCGCTCTTGCAAGCGACCGTTACTCAGGTGAACCCGCGCGACGCGGTTTTGAACGTCAACGGGCAGTCCCTCACGGTCAGCCCGTCGGTCGGACTTCAGGCCGGATCGGTACTATTCGTGCGGGTGCCGAAAGCCGGCAACGGAACACTGGAAATTGCAGCGGCGCCAACGCGCGAACCGAAACCGCTGGCGCCGCTCAACATTCCAACGGGATCGACGCAACTCAAAGTCGTGGACGTGACCGCGGCGCTTCCCGATGGTCGCGTGCTCGTGCAGATCGAGGGGCAGGAGCAGACTGCGACGACGCGCGACCCCCTCGTACCGGGCCGGTTCGTTTTGGAAGTGAGTACGACGACGAAGGGAATCGTGCTCAAAGCTCCGGCCGAAACCCCCGCGCTGCCCACGGAAATCGCGACGGCGATCATTCGCGCGACACCCGCGCCCGACCTCGCCTCGAACCTGAAACCGCTCCAGGCCGAGCTAAAGACACTGATCGAGTCGCAGCCGCAGTCGGGGAAGGGCGAACCCGCGGCGGTCGTTCCCGCCCGCGTGCGCGAGGCCGCGATCGCGGTGAGCGACACAATAAAAACTATCGTCCCGAGTTCGCCGCGTGTGTTGAACGCGACCGAGCTCCAAAGCCTCGTTGAGAACGGCGGGATTCAGTTTGAAGCGAAGCTCGCGCGGCTGGTCGCCCCGGACCCCGCGAGTTCGGACCCGGCGGGTGCCGCCAGTGCCGCAAAACACTCCGCTCTCAAGAACGAGCAATCGCCTACAAAAGATCCCGCGCCGGCGAACGGACCGGCGCCGAAACCCGACGTCGCACACGAACTGAAGGCGGACCTCAAGGGCGATCTGCTGCGGTTGCTCCAGACGGCGCGCGAGTTGGGCGTCGCGTCGCAGATTCCGGCCGCAAAAGCCACACTCGACGGGATCGAGTCACAACAGGCGACCCAAACACTCGCGCAGGCGACCGGGACGCCGTATGTGCTTCAGGTTCCGTTCCCGGATCGCGACCAGTGGCGCACGCTCCACCTGTCCGTCGAGCCGGAGGAGCAACCGGACCGCGGCAACGATCCCGAGCGCCCCGGCCGCTTCCGGATGCTCATGCACGTCCCGCTGAGCGAGTTGGGCGAGACGTGGATCGACGCGGGATTGGCCGGCGACAGTTTCCGCGCCGCGATCTTCATCGACCGCGCCGCGGTGCGCGAGCGCGTGAGCGCCGCGCTACCCGAACTGCATTCGGAACTGCGGACCGAGGGGTTCGGTGAAGTGTTCCTCGACGTGCGCTCGACCGCCGACCTGCCCGCCCGCACCCGTCAGCAGTCCTCCGCCATGACCGCCGGGCGCCCGGCGGCCTTCGCTTCCCTACTGGACGTGAAAGTGTGA
- a CDS encoding flagellar basal body rod protein FlgB, translated as METNLPGLSTLAQVLDTSALRHRVIAQNVANVNTPGYRRQTVAFESDLARALASPTSDAPVRSRIVTADGPERADGNTVDIDREMNDMTKNALLYQAATQIMASRVASLRAAIAGR; from the coding sequence ATGGAAACAAACTTACCCGGCCTGAGCACGCTGGCGCAGGTGCTCGATACGAGCGCTCTGCGGCACCGCGTCATCGCACAAAACGTGGCGAACGTGAACACGCCCGGCTACCGCCGGCAAACGGTCGCGTTCGAATCGGACCTCGCACGAGCCCTGGCCTCGCCCACGAGCGACGCGCCGGTGCGGTCGCGCATCGTGACGGCCGACGGCCCGGAGCGGGCCGACGGCAACACGGTGGACATCGACCGCGAGATGAACGACATGACCAAGAACGCCCTACTGTACCAGGCCGCGACCCAGATCATGGCGAGCCGCGTCGCGTCGCTGCGGGCCGCGATCGCCGGCCGCTAA
- the flgC gene encoding flagellar basal body rod protein FlgC, with product MPFNDLFSASVISSSGMSAERLRMEVVANNIANANATRSANGGPYRRQDVVFAEVLGAAHRGTGPDMRGVEAVELIEDQSELPRVYQPGHPDADAEGFVRMPNVQLPIEMVNLLTASRAYEANLRTAQTFRQMNEQALALLRG from the coding sequence ATGCCCTTCAACGACCTATTTTCGGCCTCGGTCATCAGCAGCTCCGGCATGTCGGCCGAGCGGCTGCGGATGGAAGTGGTCGCGAACAACATCGCGAACGCGAACGCCACCCGGTCCGCGAACGGCGGCCCGTACCGCCGGCAGGACGTGGTGTTCGCCGAGGTGCTCGGCGCCGCCCACCGCGGCACCGGGCCGGACATGCGCGGGGTGGAAGCGGTCGAGCTGATCGAGGACCAGAGCGAACTGCCCCGCGTGTACCAGCCCGGGCACCCGGACGCGGACGCCGAGGGCTTCGTGCGGATGCCCAACGTTCAGCTCCCGATCGAAATGGTCAACCTGTTAACCGCGTCGCGGGCGTATGAAGCGAACCTGCGCACGGCCCAAACGTTCCGCCAAATGAACGAGCAGGCCCTCGCGCTGCTCCGGGGGTAA
- a CDS encoding flagellar hook-basal body complex protein FliE produces the protein MPVDSIATVGPLTRLQPLVAPQMPAEAPSSVPFAGVLNGVLAGNAQAQVTADNAVRDLANGNAQDLHTVSLAVAQADISFRLILELRNRLADALQEVTRMQV, from the coding sequence ATGCCAGTCGATTCCATCGCGACCGTCGGCCCGCTCACGCGGCTCCAACCGCTCGTCGCCCCGCAAATGCCGGCCGAGGCGCCGTCCTCGGTCCCGTTCGCGGGCGTGCTGAACGGCGTCCTCGCGGGCAACGCCCAGGCCCAGGTCACCGCCGATAACGCCGTGCGCGACCTCGCGAACGGCAACGCGCAAGACCTCCACACGGTCAGCCTCGCGGTCGCGCAGGCCGACATCTCGTTCCGGCTGATCCTGGAGCTGCGGAACCGGCTCGCGGACGCGCTCCAAGAAGTGACCCGTATGCAGGTGTAG
- the fliF gene encoding flagellar basal-body MS-ring/collar protein FliF codes for MEPLNRLLAQTRAYWAGLSAGRRTGAVIGALGIVIALAAVAYLSPGAHYVPLSQAPLPAEEVAAMRAKLTADNITNRLANGGTSLEVPEERYPEAVVSLAAGGIPARGGKGYELFDETSLMTTPFVQSVNYQRALQAELARSIMQMEAVQSARVIIAKPDPSPFVRDQKQPTASVVIKLKPRARMAPATASGIVSLVAHSIEGLRPENVTVMETGGRLLSDPHAAERGNLPTPQLEYLERLETYLSTKAEEMLAKTLGPGRAVIRVSADVNFQKIKERLKTYSPDGRVALAERTANSTSSGGTARGPAGAVSNVARAGGVPSSSGGGSGTAKEEVIQTDYLVSETIRDIEDGAGAVTRLSVAAIVDLAPQGEGQTVISATDAEEIIKQAVGFRVGRDNVTLARAPLSGPGVAEPDDTLVKLQRFQTYISLARNLSVAVATVLAVLVAGLLVLRRRRVPVATDAATNPETAAAAAAEEARVKEERRNAELGRFQELARSKPGDVANVFRLLIGEPAV; via the coding sequence ATGGAACCTTTGAACCGCCTTCTGGCCCAGACCCGCGCGTACTGGGCGGGGCTGAGCGCCGGGCGCCGAACGGGCGCGGTAATCGGCGCGCTCGGTATCGTGATCGCGCTCGCGGCCGTTGCGTACCTCTCGCCGGGCGCGCACTACGTGCCGCTCTCGCAGGCCCCGCTCCCGGCGGAAGAAGTCGCGGCGATGCGCGCCAAGCTCACCGCGGACAACATCACCAACCGCCTCGCGAACGGCGGCACGAGCCTCGAGGTCCCGGAAGAACGGTACCCCGAGGCCGTCGTCTCGCTCGCCGCGGGCGGCATCCCGGCGCGCGGCGGGAAGGGCTACGAGCTGTTCGACGAAACGTCACTCATGACGACGCCGTTCGTCCAGAGCGTGAACTACCAGCGGGCGCTCCAGGCCGAACTCGCGCGCTCGATCATGCAGATGGAAGCGGTGCAGTCGGCCCGGGTCATCATCGCGAAGCCGGACCCGTCGCCGTTCGTCCGCGACCAGAAGCAACCGACCGCCAGCGTGGTCATCAAGCTGAAACCGCGGGCGCGCATGGCCCCGGCGACCGCGTCCGGCATCGTGTCCCTTGTGGCGCACAGTATCGAAGGGTTGCGCCCGGAAAACGTTACGGTCATGGAAACGGGCGGCCGGCTCCTCTCGGACCCACACGCGGCCGAGCGCGGGAACCTGCCCACCCCGCAACTCGAGTACCTGGAGCGGCTCGAGACGTATCTGTCGACAAAAGCCGAGGAAATGCTGGCAAAAACCCTAGGGCCGGGGCGGGCCGTCATCCGGGTCAGTGCGGACGTCAACTTCCAGAAAATCAAAGAGCGGTTGAAAACTTATTCGCCAGATGGGAGAGTAGCGTTAGCTGAACGGACGGCGAACTCGACGAGCTCTGGTGGAACGGCCCGCGGACCCGCAGGGGCCGTCAGCAACGTGGCCCGTGCCGGCGGCGTGCCTTCCAGCTCGGGCGGCGGTAGTGGTACGGCTAAAGAAGAGGTGATTCAGACCGATTACCTCGTGTCCGAAACGATTCGTGACATTGAGGACGGCGCCGGGGCCGTGACGCGACTGAGTGTCGCCGCGATCGTGGATCTGGCCCCCCAGGGCGAGGGTCAGACGGTCATCAGCGCGACGGATGCCGAAGAAATCATTAAACAGGCTGTCGGGTTCCGCGTCGGTCGCGATAATGTTACACTGGCGCGGGCGCCGCTCAGCGGACCGGGTGTGGCCGAGCCGGACGACACGCTGGTCAAGCTCCAGCGGTTCCAGACGTATATCAGTCTGGCCCGGAACCTCAGCGTCGCCGTGGCGACCGTTTTGGCGGTCCTTGTGGCCGGGTTGCTCGTCCTCCGCCGGCGCAGGGTGCCGGTCGCAACCGATGCCGCAACGAACCCCGAAACCGCGGCTGCCGCGGCCGCCGAAGAAGCTCGGGTGAAAGAAGAACGCCGAAACGCGGAACTCGGGCGGTTCCAAGAACTGGCCCGAAGCAAGCCCGGCGATGTGGCCAACGTGTTCCGTCTGTTGATCGGCGAACCCGCCGTGTGA
- a CDS encoding FliG C-terminal domain-containing protein: MANVPGEDVAVLLLRVLPADLAENVLGQMGADEEARLRTKLRAAPAEPPPPTELDAALAQFFDVDRIVSSISRATKGNEPAEEPGPPVNPIDELRTIPADQLARALDGEQSGAIAMLLSALDAKTTGNVIRRLPAEIRPEIALRLTKPGPRNLALLHPLAKAVLEKIRRLKDVPAEPSQDELIQNLADMLRTFPRTDRTPVVLKLEETDPELAARVIEKLYRIEDILRIPDRQVQMLLGKLDVKTVAVALKGAAPTIRQKVTSNMSSRSKSVLEEESELLGSIADSVVREAQSSVLGAIRKGEEDGQITMD, encoded by the coding sequence ATGGCCAACGTTCCTGGAGAAGATGTCGCGGTCCTGTTACTGCGCGTCCTGCCCGCAGACCTCGCCGAGAATGTTCTCGGTCAGATGGGTGCGGACGAGGAAGCGCGGCTCAGGACCAAACTGCGCGCGGCCCCGGCCGAACCGCCGCCGCCGACCGAGCTCGACGCGGCGCTCGCTCAATTTTTTGATGTCGACCGTATCGTCTCCAGTATTTCAAGGGCGACAAAGGGGAACGAGCCGGCCGAAGAGCCCGGCCCCCCTGTTAACCCGATCGACGAGCTCCGCACGATCCCCGCGGATCAGCTCGCCCGTGCCCTTGACGGCGAGCAGTCCGGCGCGATCGCGATGCTCCTCTCGGCCCTGGACGCGAAAACGACCGGGAACGTCATCCGCCGGTTGCCGGCCGAGATCCGGCCCGAAATCGCTCTGCGTCTCACGAAACCCGGCCCGCGGAACCTGGCCCTCCTGCACCCGCTCGCGAAGGCGGTCCTGGAGAAGATTCGCCGACTCAAGGACGTACCGGCGGAGCCGTCGCAGGACGAGTTGATTCAGAACCTGGCCGACATGCTCCGCACGTTCCCGCGAACGGACCGGACGCCGGTGGTTCTCAAACTCGAAGAGACCGATCCCGAACTGGCCGCTCGAGTTATCGAAAAGCTGTACCGGATCGAAGACATCCTGCGCATCCCCGATCGGCAGGTTCAGATGCTGCTCGGGAAGCTGGACGTGAAGACCGTCGCGGTGGCACTGAAGGGCGCGGCCCCGACGATCCGCCAGAAGGTCACCTCGAACATGTCGAGCCGGTCGAAGTCGGTTCTGGAAGAGGAAAGCGAACTCCTCGGGTCCATTGCCGATTCCGTTGTTCGCGAAGCACAAAGCAGCGTCCTCGGCGCGATCCGCAAGGGCGAAGAGGACGGCCAAATTACGATGGACTGA
- a CDS encoding FliH/SctL family protein, whose translation MRSTPVAHRGSNPGSHEFRVRFSRRLRDARIVEAKEEIVSPPPVAPAPVVAPATTPAPQPAPVAAAQPIDFWTTNAGREIQADRERIEAALTNVKSAVENIRTERGERLREWQRAAIELALTIATRVLHEQVESGAFPIEAKVRDMIAQLGEDAAVTIRLNPDDLALLNKRLGGDSLLPDQINPRLVPDANLGRGDCQVEGRESMLLSDVTRELEEIRDELLRSLKNARS comes from the coding sequence ATGCGGTCCACACCGGTCGCCCACCGGGGGAGTAATCCCGGCTCGCACGAGTTCCGCGTCCGGTTCTCCCGGCGCTTGCGAGACGCCCGGATCGTTGAGGCCAAGGAAGAAATCGTTTCCCCGCCCCCGGTCGCCCCGGCGCCCGTTGTCGCACCCGCTACGACGCCCGCACCCCAACCCGCACCCGTTGCCGCAGCACAACCAATCGATTTTTGGACCACGAACGCCGGCCGGGAGATCCAGGCCGATCGCGAGCGCATCGAAGCGGCCCTCACGAACGTGAAGTCCGCCGTCGAGAACATTCGCACCGAGCGCGGCGAGCGCCTCCGCGAGTGGCAGCGGGCCGCGATCGAACTGGCCCTCACCATCGCGACCCGCGTGCTACATGAACAGGTCGAGTCCGGGGCGTTCCCGATCGAGGCCAAGGTGCGCGACATGATCGCGCAGCTCGGTGAAGACGCCGCGGTCACGATCCGGTTGAATCCCGACGACCTCGCACTGCTCAACAAGCGACTGGGCGGCGACTCGCTGCTCCCCGACCAAATCAACCCGCGGCTCGTGCCGGACGCCAACCTCGGCCGCGGGGACTGCCAAGTAGAAGGCCGCGAGTCCATGCTCCTTTCGGACGTGACCCGCGAGCTCGAAGAAATTCGCGACGAACTTTTACGGAGCCTGAAGAATGCTCGGTCTTGA
- a CDS encoding FliI/YscN family ATPase, translated as MLGLDMPAMNRSIVQTPLYRMGGRLKSVTGLMTCNIPAAVGDHCAIIPRDGDPVLAEVIGFENDLAYLVPFDAAENLQPGMPVLRKGKGLMVPTGRNLLGRVIDGLGRPLDGKGPITDCPLRPVNRPAPPAMERQRIRDPFVTGIRAIDSMLTCGGGQRIGIFAGSGVGKSTLLGEVANGSQADVNVIALIGERGREVAPFLEDVLGPEGMARSVVIVATCEQTPLMRVRASQAAIAIADYFRGEGQNVLFVIDSLTRLAMAQRELGLLLGEPPSSRGYTPSVFQTLANTVERLGNAAVGGITALLTVLVDGGDMDEPIADYVRGLVDGHIVLDRKIAERGFYPAIDVSRSISRVATDVVDRDFAKAARKVRAILATHAEVLDLIRIGAYVRGSSQQVDKAIELMPRVEKFLKQDVGERATFEETRTGLLQIAGAWPF; from the coding sequence ATGCTCGGTCTTGATATGCCCGCGATGAACCGAAGCATCGTCCAGACGCCCCTCTACCGCATGGGCGGCCGGCTGAAGAGTGTCACGGGGCTGATGACCTGCAACATCCCCGCCGCGGTCGGCGACCACTGCGCGATCATTCCCCGCGACGGCGACCCCGTCCTGGCCGAAGTGATCGGGTTCGAGAACGACCTCGCCTACCTCGTGCCGTTCGACGCGGCCGAGAACCTCCAGCCCGGCATGCCGGTGCTGCGGAAGGGCAAGGGCCTGATGGTCCCGACCGGGCGCAACCTGCTCGGGCGCGTGATCGACGGCCTGGGGCGCCCGCTCGACGGCAAGGGGCCGATCACGGACTGCCCGCTGCGCCCGGTGAACCGCCCGGCCCCGCCCGCGATGGAGCGCCAGCGGATCCGGGACCCGTTCGTCACCGGGATCCGCGCGATCGACAGCATGCTCACCTGCGGCGGCGGCCAGCGCATCGGGATCTTCGCCGGGTCGGGCGTCGGCAAGAGCACGCTCTTGGGCGAAGTCGCCAACGGGTCGCAGGCCGACGTGAACGTGATCGCCCTCATCGGCGAGCGCGGGCGCGAAGTGGCCCCGTTCCTCGAAGACGTGCTCGGACCGGAGGGCATGGCCCGGTCCGTCGTGATCGTCGCGACGTGCGAGCAGACCCCGCTCATGCGGGTGCGGGCCTCGCAAGCGGCCATCGCCATCGCCGACTACTTCCGGGGCGAGGGCCAGAACGTCCTCTTCGTCATCGACAGCCTGACGCGGCTCGCGATGGCCCAGCGCGAACTCGGGCTCCTGTTGGGCGAGCCCCCCAGCAGCCGCGGGTACACCCCGAGCGTGTTCCAGACCCTCGCGAACACCGTCGAGCGGCTTGGCAACGCGGCCGTCGGCGGGATCACCGCCCTGCTCACCGTCCTCGTGGACGGCGGCGACATGGACGAGCCGATCGCGGACTACGTGCGCGGGCTGGTGGACGGCCACATCGTGCTGGACCGCAAGATCGCGGAGCGCGGGTTCTACCCGGCCATCGACGTCTCGCGGAGCATCAGCCGGGTCGCGACCGACGTCGTGGACCGCGACTTCGCGAAAGCGGCCCGCAAGGTCCGTGCGATCCTCGCGACGCACGCGGAAGTGCTGGACCTGATCCGCATCGGGGCCTACGTCCGCGGGTCGAGCCAGCAGGTCGACAAGGCCATCGAACTCATGCCGCGGGTCGAGAAGTTCCTGAAGCAGGACGTGGGCGAACGGGCCACGTTCGAGGAGACCCGGACCGGCCTGCTCCAGATCGCCGGCGCCTGGCCCTTCTAA
- a CDS encoding flagellar FliJ family protein — translation MKRFEFSLDRLLRVKKQLEHIAELEQKRAQEATERARATLLALRDQLDRISDKISASVGRVMAPQQWASASDMAERVGVSIRASETEVAEAEQRLHAAAQERAQLATEVEALSTLRRQQVEKWQQEAQKSDQNQLDELIQQRWQSAQNAPAVALYQAEPAA, via the coding sequence GTGAAACGATTCGAGTTCTCACTGGACCGACTGCTTCGCGTCAAGAAGCAGCTCGAACACATCGCCGAACTCGAACAGAAGCGCGCGCAAGAGGCGACCGAGCGCGCCCGCGCCACGCTCCTCGCGCTCCGCGACCAACTGGACCGCATTTCGGACAAGATCTCCGCTTCGGTCGGCCGCGTGATGGCCCCGCAGCAGTGGGCGTCCGCGTCCGACATGGCGGAGCGCGTCGGGGTCTCGATCCGCGCGTCCGAAACGGAAGTCGCGGAGGCCGAACAGCGGCTCCACGCCGCGGCCCAGGAGCGGGCGCAACTTGCCACCGAGGTCGAAGCGCTCTCCACGCTCCGCCGGCAGCAGGTCGAGAAGTGGCAGCAGGAAGCCCAGAAGTCCGACCAGAACCAACTCGACGAACTCATCCAGCAGCGGTGGCAGTCCGCCCAGAACGCGCCGGCGGTGGCGCTGTACCAGGCCGAACCCGCCGCGTAA
- a CDS encoding flagellar biosynthetic protein FliO, translating into MPDAKKPNPVRIPPVLIGAGVLIIALGFGLPGFISSPTPLPDAPPRAATEGAAAFAPRPESQAGTSKSPASVGLGLLQLVVALVVVCGLCVITTRWMGRKPSAPADQSMRVITSLRVGRCAVHLVRAGDRRMLIGTDVTGVKALVELSGPEPELPAATPTTETTSIAPAA; encoded by the coding sequence ATGCCCGACGCGAAGAAACCGAATCCCGTTCGCATCCCCCCCGTGCTGATTGGCGCGGGGGTGCTCATCATCGCTCTCGGCTTCGGCCTTCCCGGGTTCATCTCGTCCCCGACCCCGCTCCCGGACGCCCCGCCGCGGGCCGCGACCGAAGGGGCCGCGGCGTTCGCGCCGCGCCCGGAGTCTCAAGCCGGAACGTCCAAGTCCCCGGCGAGTGTCGGCCTCGGCCTCTTGCAACTCGTGGTCGCGCTCGTGGTGGTGTGCGGACTGTGCGTCATCACCACGCGGTGGATGGGCCGGAAGCCCTCGGCCCCCGCGGACCAGTCGATGCGCGTGATAACCTCGCTCCGCGTCGGTCGGTGTGCGGTCCACCTCGTGCGTGCGGGGGACCGGCGCATGCTGATCGGGACGGACGTCACCGGCGTGAAGGCGCTCGTCGAACTCTCAGGCCCCGAGCCAGAACTCCCGGCCGCAACTCCCACCACCGAAACAACTTCGATCGCACCGGCAGCGTGA
- the fliP gene encoding flagellar type III secretion system pore protein FliP (The bacterial flagellar biogenesis protein FliP forms a type III secretion system (T3SS)-type pore required for flagellar assembly.), translating to MGDIADFINSPNGLNFQNLSPPVQMALMLGLSTLLPAALMTMTCFTRVIIVLSFVRQGLGTQNVPPNLVLTGLAIFITLFIMQPTFAEIDQKAYQPYVNKQMAGPQALKVGMDIYKKFMLQQTRKQDLALFLHLSKNTTVERAEDTPFLTVIPAFLISELKTAFIMGFCIYLPFLMVDLVVSSILTSMGMVMMPPITISAPFKILLFVLADGWHLVTYAIALSYG from the coding sequence ATGGGCGACATCGCCGACTTCATCAACAGCCCCAACGGGCTGAACTTCCAGAACCTGTCGCCGCCGGTCCAGATGGCCCTGATGCTCGGGCTGTCCACGCTGCTGCCCGCGGCGCTGATGACCATGACGTGCTTCACGCGCGTCATCATCGTGCTCTCGTTCGTGCGCCAGGGGCTGGGCACCCAAAACGTCCCGCCCAACCTGGTCCTGACCGGCCTCGCGATATTCATCACGCTGTTCATCATGCAGCCGACCTTCGCGGAGATCGATCAGAAGGCGTACCAGCCGTATGTGAACAAGCAAATGGCCGGCCCGCAGGCGCTCAAGGTCGGCATGGACATCTACAAGAAGTTCATGCTCCAGCAGACGCGCAAACAAGACCTCGCGCTCTTCCTGCACCTGTCGAAGAACACGACCGTGGAGCGCGCGGAGGACACGCCGTTCCTCACCGTGATCCCCGCGTTCCTCATCAGCGAGCTGAAGACCGCGTTCATCATGGGGTTCTGCATCTACCTGCCGTTCCTGATGGTGGACCTGGTGGTGTCGAGCATCCTGACGTCGATGGGCATGGTGATGATGCCGCCGATCACGATCTCGGCCCCATTCAAGATCCTGCTGTTCGTCCTCGCGGACGGGTGGCACCTCGTTACTTACGCGATTGCACTGAGTTACGGATGA
- a CDS encoding flagellar biosynthetic protein FliQ: MTTDHVIRMTQELFLVALVVAMPALVVSLAVGLIVSIFQTVTSIQDQTLSYVPRIILVGLVLVVTLGFSFQQAVAFTQRMIAYAAGKGT; the protein is encoded by the coding sequence ATGACAACCGACCACGTGATACGGATGACCCAGGAGCTGTTCCTGGTGGCGCTGGTGGTGGCCATGCCCGCGCTGGTGGTGAGCCTCGCCGTCGGGTTGATCGTGAGCATCTTCCAGACGGTCACGAGCATCCAGGACCAAACGCTCAGCTACGTCCCGCGCATCATCCTGGTGGGTTTGGTACTCGTGGTCACGCTCGGGTTCTCGTTCCAACAGGCGGTCGCGTTCACGCAGCGCATGATCGCCTATGCCGCGGGGAAAGGCACGTGA
- a CDS encoding flagellar biosynthetic protein FliR — MTISGIALGLLLARIGAFVSVMPLFSGRAPRSVRAGMVLVFAAFYVGPASADLGALPAGSVRDVDTLRYGLVVTREALIGAAMGLAFGLFLLPGRIAGEFVTQQIGLNISPQVGPTGTDSAGPLTNILETAGALIFLLVDGHHIVLAVFHSSFAALPLGGSEIPEAGPMVTGLASAYEMGLLLAAPLALCLFLLAITLAVMARAAPQLNIYSVGFTLQVFVALVAGLVLVPEFVNILTAIVGRTGEMLPKMLSGPK, encoded by the coding sequence GTGACAATCTCCGGCATCGCTCTGGGACTTTTGCTGGCGCGGATCGGGGCGTTCGTCTCCGTGATGCCGCTGTTCTCGGGCCGCGCGCCGCGCTCGGTGCGCGCCGGGATGGTGCTCGTGTTCGCGGCGTTCTACGTCGGGCCGGCGAGCGCCGATCTGGGCGCGCTCCCGGCCGGGAGCGTCCGCGACGTCGACACCCTCCGCTACGGGCTCGTGGTCACGCGCGAAGCGCTGATCGGCGCCGCGATGGGCCTCGCGTTCGGGCTGTTCCTCCTGCCGGGGCGGATCGCGGGCGAGTTCGTGACGCAGCAGATCGGGTTGAACATCTCGCCGCAAGTCGGTCCGACCGGGACCGATTCCGCCGGCCCGCTCACGAACATCCTCGAAACGGCCGGGGCCCTGATCTTCCTCCTCGTGGACGGGCACCACATCGTCCTCGCGGTGTTCCACTCCTCGTTCGCCGCGCTCCCGCTCGGCGGGTCCGAGATCCCGGAAGCCGGCCCGATGGTGACCGGCCTGGCGAGCGCCTACGAAATGGGCCTGCTCCTCGCCGCGCCGCTCGCCCTGTGCCTGTTCTTGCTCGCGATCACGCTCGCGGTGATGGCCCGGGCCGCACCGCAATTGAACATCTACTCGGTCGGCTTCACGCTCCAGGTGTTCGTCGCGCTCGTCGCGGGACTGGTCCTGGTCCCCGAGTTCGTGAACATCCTGACCGCGATCGTCGGGCGCACCGGCGAAATGCTCCCCAAGATGTTGAGCGGCCCCAAGTAA